CGACCAGCACTTTTGAACTCTTCATAAGAATCTTTACGCTGTTTCAATTCGCGGGATAATAGAGTCAATGCTTCTTCATCTGTTAGCTCATGACCTAACTTGATCTCCTCGTTTTGTACAGAAGCTTTCAGCATACGAACGACAGATAGACGTTCTTTATCTTTTGCTTTCATCGCTTCTTTCATATCCGCTGTTAATTGGTCTTTTAATACCATATTATCTTCAGCACCTAACTATTAATATTTTTTGCGTTTACGTGCAGCTTCAGATTTTTTCTTACGTTTAACACTTGGTTTTTCGTAAAATTCGCGTTTACGGTATTCTTGTAAAGTACCTGTTTTTGAAACAGAACGCTTGAAGCGACGAAGAGCATCATCAAGAGATTCGTTTTTACGAACGACAGTTTTTGACATTTAAATTCCCTCCCTCCGAGCTTTAAGTAACTGTTTTTTGTACTGAACAATTTCATAACAAAAAAATAGTCCGTTAATATTATAGAATATCCATTTTACACCGTCAAGACAGAAAATTACGTTTTTATTGATTATTCATTTCTAAAGATTGAACATATTGAAATGCTTCTTGTCCCGCAATCGTTCCATCGCCAACAGCAGTAGCTACTTGGCGTAAATCTTTATCTCTTACATCTCCAACAGCGTAAATTCCTGGGATATTTGTTTCCATCTTTTCATTCGTTGGAATCCAACCATGATTTTGTTCCAAAGGTAAATCTTTAATAAAGTCTGTATTTGGACTCATTCCTACATAAATAAAGATTCCATCACAAGGGAAATCATTTTGTTCACCTGTAATCGTATTTTCTAAAGTTACAGAAGTTACAGTCATATCATTTCCTTTTACTTCTTTAACCACAGTATTCCAAATAAATTCCATTTTTTCATTTTTGAATGCCTGAAGTTGTAGATCTTTTTTTGCTCGTAATTCATCACGACGATGAACGACGGTTACTTTACTAGCAATTTGACTTAGGTAAATTCCTTCTTCAATTGCTGAGTCACCACCACCTACAACCACTACGTGTTGGTTGCGGAAAAACATTCCATCACATACTGCGCAGTAGGAAACACCCTTTCCTGCATATTCTTCTTCACCAGGGATATTTAACATACGATGGAAGCCGCCACTAGCAATAATCACAACTTTAGTTTCATAAACTTCTTTTTCTGTATAAACAAGTTTAACGTCCCCTTTGTCTTCAATGGATGTGACACGTCCATAAATGGCTTCTACCCCATCGCGATCTACATTTTGTTTCATCTTTTCTCCCAAT
The DNA window shown above is from Catellicoccus marimammalium M35/04/3 and carries:
- the rpsU gene encoding 30S ribosomal protein S21, encoding MSKTVVRKNESLDDALRRFKRSVSKTGTLQEYRKREFYEKPSVKRKKKSEAARKRKKY
- the trxB gene encoding thioredoxin-disulfide reductase, with the protein product MKDVIVIGAGPAGMTAAMYAARAQLKVALIEPGPYGGQMNNTDVIENYPGFLSIKGMELGEKMKQNVDRDGVEAIYGRVTSIEDKGDVKLVYTEKEVYETKVVIIASGGFHRMLNIPGEEEYAGKGVSYCAVCDGMFFRNQHVVVVGGGDSAIEEGIYLSQIASKVTVVHRRDELRAKKDLQLQAFKNEKMEFIWNTVVKEVKGNDMTVTSVTLENTITGEQNDFPCDGIFIYVGMSPNTDFIKDLPLEQNHGWIPTNEKMETNIPGIYAVGDVRDKDLRQVATAVGDGTIAGQEAFQYVQSLEMNNQ